One genomic window of Arachis hypogaea cultivar Tifrunner chromosome 8, arahy.Tifrunner.gnm2.J5K5, whole genome shotgun sequence includes the following:
- the LOC112706186 gene encoding 7-deoxyloganetin glucosyltransferase, protein MMNSLKPHHAVCIPYPVQGHISPMIKLAKLLHFNGFNITFVNTEFNHKRLLRSNGPDFLSDHHNPFFRFNTIPDGLPGCDVDATQDTPTLCESLRRNCLAPFRNLLFKLNSAEDAPPVSCIVSDGVMSFTLIAAEELGIPEVLFWTMSASGFLCYLHCDQLIEKGITPFKDVSYLTNDEYLERNTIDWIPGIKELRLRDVPSFIKTTDPDDIMLQVLLEEVGRTKESNCPIILNTFDALEHDALEAISSILPPPIYTIGPLNSLSKHILHDKDYMNTVGCNLWKEERECLKWLDTKDPNSVIYVNFGSITIMTSEQLVEFAWGLANSNHSFLWVIRPDLVAGDNAVLTQEFVTETENRGMLSGWCPQEEVLGHPAIGGFLTHSGWNSTVESLSSGVPMICWPFFSEQPTNCRFCCKEWGVGLEIEGGVVRERVEELVRELMEGEKGKELTKKALEWKILAQDSTTRENGSSFMNFDKLVRHLLAGDN, encoded by the exons atgatgaattcaTTGAAGCCTCATCATGCAGTTTGCATACCATACCCAGTACAAGGCCACATAAGCCCAATGATCAAACTAGCAAAGCTTCTTCACTTCAATGGTTTCAACATCACTTTCGTCAACACAGAGTTCAATCACAAGCGCCTTCTAAGATCTAACGGTCCTGATTTCCTTAGCGACCATCACAACCCTTTCTTTCGTTTCAATACAATCCCTGATGGTCTACCTGGGTGCGATGTGGACGCCACACAGGATACTCCCACCCTCTGTGAGTCGCTTAGAAGAAATTGCTTAGCTCCGTTTAGGAACCTCTTGTTCAAACTTAACAGCGCCGAGGATGCTCCTCCAGTTTCTTGCATAGTCTCTGATGGTGTCATGAGCTTTACCTTAATTGCTGCCGAAGAATTGGGAATTCCTGAGGTGCTTTTTTGGACTATGAGTGCTTCTGGGTTCTTGTGTTACCTTCACTGTGATCAATTAATTGAAAAGGGGATAACACCCTTCAAAG ATGTGAGTTATTTAACAAATGATGAGTATTTGGAGAGAAATACCATCGATTGGATACCAGGCATCAAAGAATTAAGGTTAAGAGATGTTCCCAGCTTCATCAAAACCACAGACCCAGATGACATTATGCTACAAGTTTTGCTTGAAGAAGTTGGCAGAACTAAGGAATCAAATTGCCCAATCATTCTCAACACATTTGATGCATTAGAGCATGATGCCTTGGAAGCAATTTCATCCATTTTGCCTCCTCCTATCTACACCATTGGTCCCTTAAATTCACTCTCCAAACACATCTTACATGATAAGGATTACATGAACACTGTGGGATGCAACCTGTGGAAGGAAGAACGAGAGTGTCTTAAATGGCTTGACACCAAGGATCCAAACTCTGTGATTTACGTGAACTTTGGGAGCATCACGATTATGACGAGTGAGCAATTGGTTGAGTTTGCATGGGGACTCGCTAACAGCAACCATTCTTTCTTGTGGGTCATAAGACCGGATCTGGTCGCCGGCGACAACGCAGTTCTTACTCAAGAGTTCGTTACAGAGACAGAAAACAGAGGCATGTTATCAG GTTGGTGTCCTCAAGAGGAAGTGCTGGGTCACCCTGCGATTGGAGGATTCTTGACACACAGTGGTTGGAATTCGACGGTGGAGAGCTTGAGTAGCGGCGTGCCAATGATATGTTGGCCTTTTTTCTCGGAGCAACCGACAAACTGTCGATTCTGTTGCAAGGAATGGGGTGTTGGGTTGGAGATAGAAGGTGGTGTGGTGAGGGAGAGAGTTGAAGAGCTTGTGAGGGAGTTGATGGAGGGAGAGAAAGGGAAGGAGTTGACCAAGAAAGCCTTGGAATGGAAGATACTTGCACAAGATTCCACTACTCGTGAGAATGGGTCTTCTTTTATGAATTTTGATAAACTTGTTCGTCATCTTCTTGCTGGCGATAATTAA